One Porphyromonas pogonae genomic region harbors:
- the coaD gene encoding pantetheine-phosphate adenylyltransferase: MLRIAMYAGSFDPFTRGHADIVERGLNLFDRVVIAIGVNENKKTLFSPEKRLCQISRYYMDEPRVEVMTYNGLTVEFARSIGVNFLLRGVRSSTDMEYERTLADLNRHIASMETVLLPASQQLTHISSTVVRELLHFGGDVTSFLPDGFSLLLD, translated from the coding sequence ATGCTAAGAATAGCCATGTATGCCGGTTCATTCGACCCTTTTACCCGAGGGCATGCCGACATAGTAGAAAGAGGTCTCAACCTCTTTGATCGGGTAGTAATTGCGATAGGTGTCAATGAGAATAAGAAAACACTTTTTTCTCCAGAGAAACGTCTTTGCCAAATTTCAAGATATTACATGGATGAGCCTCGTGTGGAGGTCATGACCTATAACGGGCTTACCGTAGAATTTGCACGAAGTATAGGAGTAAACTTCCTGCTGAGAGGCGTACGCTCAAGTACGGATATGGAGTATGAGCGCACATTGGCCGATCTCAATAGACATATAGCTTCTATGGAGACAGTGCTACTCCCAGCATCTCAACAGCTGACTCATATTAGTTCCACCGTAGTGCGCGAATTACTCCATTTTGGCGGAGACGTTACATCCTTTCTTCCCGATGGGTTCAGTTTATTATTAGATTAA
- a CDS encoding S41 family peptidase, whose product MKRKPIITLLFTLSLLWLGGSHALAQNKVNQLLKLKLVMESISNMYVDPVNQDSLVESAITGMLSDLDPHSTYTNPHETRLILEPLQGHFSGIGVRFVMLSDTLNVIEVIKDGPSYKGGLKPGDKILKANGVKISGDSVSTDSIMPVLKGPRGSKVDIEYMRAHASQPTSTTLIRDNITINSIESHYIIDNKYGYVRLGQFAQNTASELADVFKEFKSRHVKGIIIDLQYNGGGYLNAAIEMGAMFIGDNRDIVTVKNNRHPSISNSYKSKGNPTFDSSMPVVVMVNEFSASASEIFAGAIQDWDRGVIVGRRTYGKGLVQRPIPLPDESMIRLTIARYYTPSGRCIQKQYRKGNKKEYEEEILSRIKHGELVSSDSIGFPDSLKYKTLIHDRVIYGGGGIMPDLFVPLDTTRYNKVATELIMNNVITAVALNHVSEVGRARLLQEYPTMHQFYNYVIPEAIIRKTAVYGKEKIKEWDDKLFEQAIPVITQRMRAELARDIYGSGAFYYVVNKEDPTYGAAIRLLENPSRYHNLLNPKQTK is encoded by the coding sequence ATGAAAAGAAAACCAATCATAACCCTTTTATTCACACTTTCGCTTCTTTGGTTAGGGGGCTCTCATGCCTTGGCTCAGAATAAGGTCAATCAACTTCTGAAACTAAAGTTGGTCATGGAGTCTATTAGTAATATGTATGTAGATCCTGTAAATCAAGATTCATTGGTCGAGAGTGCTATCACAGGTATGCTTAGTGATCTCGATCCTCATTCTACTTACACCAACCCTCACGAAACTCGTCTGATACTTGAGCCTCTTCAGGGGCATTTCAGCGGTATCGGTGTTCGGTTTGTGATGCTTTCCGACACATTGAACGTGATAGAAGTGATCAAAGATGGTCCTTCCTATAAAGGGGGATTAAAGCCGGGCGATAAGATACTCAAAGCAAATGGTGTGAAAATATCGGGAGATTCCGTATCCACAGATAGTATCATGCCAGTACTCAAAGGCCCCAGAGGTAGTAAAGTGGATATAGAGTACATGCGTGCTCACGCATCTCAACCAACAAGTACTACACTGATACGTGACAACATAACTATAAACAGCATCGAGAGCCATTATATCATCGACAATAAGTACGGTTATGTCAGATTAGGGCAATTTGCACAGAATACAGCCAGCGAACTCGCAGATGTGTTTAAGGAATTTAAGTCTCGTCATGTCAAAGGTATTATTATCGATCTCCAATACAACGGTGGTGGTTATCTGAATGCTGCTATAGAAATGGGTGCTATGTTTATAGGTGACAACAGAGATATTGTTACCGTTAAGAACAACAGGCATCCCTCTATCTCCAATTCATATAAGTCAAAGGGTAACCCCACATTTGATAGCAGTATGCCAGTGGTGGTCATGGTAAACGAATTTTCAGCTTCTGCATCAGAGATATTTGCCGGAGCCATCCAGGACTGGGATAGAGGTGTTATTGTCGGTAGACGCACCTATGGCAAGGGGCTTGTACAGCGTCCTATACCATTGCCTGACGAATCAATGATAAGACTTACTATAGCTCGTTATTACACACCAAGCGGACGTTGCATTCAAAAACAATATCGCAAGGGTAATAAAAAAGAGTATGAAGAAGAGATACTGAGCCGCATCAAGCATGGTGAGTTGGTCAGCAGCGACAGCATCGGCTTTCCTGATTCACTCAAATATAAGACCCTGATACACGATCGTGTTATTTACGGTGGAGGGGGTATCATGCCCGATCTCTTTGTCCCCCTCGATACTACCCGTTACAACAAAGTTGCTACCGAACTCATTATGAACAACGTGATTACTGCTGTAGCTCTCAATCATGTGAGTGAAGTGGGGCGTGCAAGGCTCTTACAGGAGTATCCTACAATGCATCAATTTTACAATTACGTCATTCCTGAAGCTATCATACGTAAGACTGCCGTATATGGTAAAGAAAAAATCAAAGAATGGGATGATAAGCTATTTGAGCAGGCAATACCGGTGATTACCCAACGGATGCGTGCCGAACTTGCTCGTGATATTTATGGTAGCGGGGCGTTTTATTATGTTGTAAATAAGGAAGATCCTACTTATGGCGCAGCGATACGACTACTGGAGAATCCATCACGGTATCACAATTTGTTGAATCCCAAACAGACGAAATAA